TATCGAGGCATCCGAATCACACGAGCCGATTCAGATTACGGGGAAGAAGTCAAATGCAATCCTCGTCTCTGAGGAAGATTGGCGTTCTATACAGGAGACACTTTACCTGTTGTCTATTCCCGGGATGAGGGAAACGATTATCGAGGGATTAAACAGTGATGTTGACACTGATACCCAGAAACTTGATTGGTGAGTTGGAGCATAGTTTACAGTAAGCAGGCTGTCAAAGATTCCAAGAAAATCGAATCATCTAACTTAAAACCCCAAGTAGTAAAGTTGATTGCGCTGTTAAAAAATGACCCTTATACAAAGCCCCTTCCTTTTGAGAAGTTACTCGGTGACATTTCCGGAGCATATTCGAGAAGAATAAACATTCATCACAGATTAATCTATCAGGTGCTTGACGATATAAAGACCGTCAAGATCATCAGAATGTGGACGCACTACGAGTAATCGCGCCCTTATGCTCGTTGTCCTACTACTGAGATACTTATACTTGGCAGTAAAACTCCGCCGTTTTTCGATGCGAATTTCCGGGCGGTAGATTCCTCGAGCGTCCGCCAGTACTCATCCTTCTCTTCGGGAGATTGATTTGCCAGCATTATCCTTAGCGGCGCAGCAATATCCTTCATCAGTTCAGTGTACTCTCCCGCTGATGAAAACTCGAAATTGACCGTTATGGTTTCTGTGCGGATATCAGTGAATCCGGCGCTTGCCATATTTTCTTCTATCGCTCCACCTGCCAGGCCCGACACTGTTGGAGCCTCAGGCGGCGTCATAGGCACGTCGAACATCTGTAGAAGTGTCTGAACGGCAAAACTGAAAAATGGAATATTTTCCGGAACGTCCCAAACAGCAGTTGCGAACTTCCCATCCGGAACCAGCATCCGAAGAACGGAATTTAATGTGGTTTCAACATCAGGTAAAAACATTAATCCCCAGCGGCTGACTATGGCATCAAAATGACTTTCGGGAAAGTCCAATTTCTCTGCATCCGACTCTTGGAACTCCACGTTATTTAACCCGAGTCTGTTTGCCCGATCCCGGGCAATAGTCAGCATCTGTGAAGACATATCAGTTGCTATAACCTTCCCGTTATCGCCAACTAATTTGGCGGCCGTAAGAGCCGGTTCGCCGATACCTGTCGCAATATCCAGAACTTGCTGGTCGGGTTTGATATCCGCCAGCTCTGTCAGACTGTTTGTGACTATTTGGGAAAATTGTTCCAATGTTTCCCACCACTTTTTCCAACCGGCTGCCACACTGTCCCAGTGCTGACGTTGTCCATCCTTGAACTTATCTGAATCAAATGAATTTGTACCCATTTTAAGATCCTTAATTTAAATACGTGTATAATTGATCGTTGAAACTCTTCTGCTGTATGCCGCATAGCATTGATTTCAAAATCATCATTGCCTTGCATTTGCAGTTCAATGTTGAGATAATAATAAAACTCTATTTAAAATATTACAATGATATTTTTATTGCTCTTTAATGCGCATCGGTCAAGTACGAGTTACAACTCCATAGCGCTGGGAGTAATGTCAACAATTCATCTTGTACTCTGAATCCAATAATTTTTTCGATACGGCAATATATCGCCATTTTCGGCACATAACGGCAATACATTGCGATTTTCGTCTCTTTATAACCACAAAATTAAATTTTCTTCACATATATCCCTCTTATATAGTATGAAAATAAGGGCTAACGCTGAAACGGTGAGTTATGGCATAAATTGTGCCCGCTCTTTAGAGCGCGAGAAAATAGAAGAATCCGGGCGTTGTCTCAGAAAACTGATTGAGGCGCTAATCCCTGAGCGGGAACACCTGAAGGCTTTATGAGTATAAAGGCTGATATCAGAAGAGGAGGATGCATATCTTGGATAAATTGACAGGGGCCGATAAGGATGGGCGAAATGCAAGAAAAGGTCTTGACGGGCTGTCAGAGAAAATCATTTTAGAAGATGCAGCGGCAAAGCT
This sequence is a window from Candidatus Neomarinimicrobiota bacterium. Protein-coding genes within it:
- a CDS encoding Txe/YoeB family addiction module toxin → MSWSIVYSKQAVKDSKKIESSNLKPQVVKLIALLKNDPYTKPLPFEKLLGDISGAYSRRINIHHRLIYQVLDDIKTVKIIRMWTHYE
- a CDS encoding type II toxin-antitoxin system Phd/YefM family antitoxin, coding for MRTINVTKARANLYKLLIEASESHEPIQITGKKSNAILVSEEDWRSIQETLYLLSIPGMRETIIEGLNSDVDTDTQKLDW
- a CDS encoding class I SAM-dependent methyltransferase, producing the protein MGTNSFDSDKFKDGQRQHWDSVAAGWKKWWETLEQFSQIVTNSLTELADIKPDQQVLDIATGIGEPALTAAKLVGDNGKVIATDMSSQMLTIARDRANRLGLNNVEFQESDAEKLDFPESHFDAIVSRWGLMFLPDVETTLNSVLRMLVPDGKFATAVWDVPENIPFFSFAVQTLLQMFDVPMTPPEAPTVSGLAGGAIEENMASAGFTDIRTETITVNFEFSSAGEYTELMKDIAAPLRIMLANQSPEEKDEYWRTLEESTARKFASKNGGVLLPSISISVVGQRA